In Clostridium sp. DL-VIII, the following proteins share a genomic window:
- a CDS encoding response regulator — MYKAIVVDDEEMIRKGICNVIPWEKLKINNVKMASSGFEALNIMEKETFDIMITDICMTEMSGLSLVEKINLLNPKLKVIVLTGYDNFEYAQKCCRMKVEDYLLKPVDEIELENAIERLIENLENEKRVIHKQKINRRIQGVTEQLKLEQIMQNLLYDLTKTNQISTVLEEYSYDKDEMLQIALLCPVIDDNLAWKQHFELLNLSIKNTCIELFDSPKEGITFEDKNKNVIIAIFVREELEEVTRRIQHLITYLKNEYDINQKVILGSVVCGFNKINISYNDAYVLLNNRSSYDGIITEEHMELHLSLFNERVQGLRKNMIDNIDNLEKVMEIYETYTEIIEFYNLSTSLVKKTCFDIGGGVYFAYMMEKGEVSADNKLNSLLISLQSCNRDDAVKITRDFIVQMLQTDIGESHEIIRKAKLYIKEHLNEDISVYSIAEMLYLTPTYFSKLFKQSTGEGCNNYIIRKRIQKAKSLLETTSMKTGKIATLVGYRDTNYFSLAFKKQTGMSPTEFRENGGN, encoded by the coding sequence ATGTATAAGGCTATAGTTGTGGATGATGAAGAGATGATTCGAAAAGGGATATGTAACGTTATTCCCTGGGAAAAGCTCAAAATTAATAATGTGAAAATGGCATCCTCTGGATTTGAAGCTTTAAATATTATGGAAAAAGAAACCTTTGATATTATGATTACAGACATATGTATGACTGAGATGAGCGGATTATCTTTAGTTGAAAAAATTAATTTGTTAAATCCAAAACTTAAAGTAATAGTACTAACAGGATATGATAATTTTGAATATGCTCAAAAATGCTGCAGGATGAAGGTTGAGGATTATCTTTTAAAACCAGTAGATGAGATAGAACTTGAAAATGCTATTGAGAGATTAATTGAAAATTTAGAGAATGAAAAAAGAGTAATTCATAAGCAGAAGATAAACAGGAGGATACAAGGAGTAACTGAACAATTAAAGCTTGAGCAGATAATGCAGAATTTACTTTATGATCTAACTAAAACTAATCAGATTAGTACAGTATTAGAAGAGTATTCCTATGATAAAGATGAAATGCTGCAAATTGCATTGTTATGTCCAGTTATAGATGATAATTTAGCATGGAAACAGCACTTTGAATTATTAAATTTATCTATTAAAAACACCTGTATTGAATTGTTTGACTCCCCAAAAGAAGGAATTACGTTTGAGGATAAAAATAAAAATGTAATAATTGCTATATTTGTACGAGAAGAGTTAGAAGAGGTAACTCGGAGAATACAACATTTAATCACGTATTTAAAAAATGAATATGATATCAATCAAAAAGTAATTTTAGGCAGTGTTGTATGTGGATTCAATAAGATAAATATTTCATATAATGATGCGTATGTGTTACTTAATAATAGGAGCTCTTATGATGGAATTATTACAGAAGAGCACATGGAATTACATTTAAGCTTGTTTAACGAGAGGGTACAGGGGCTTCGCAAAAATATGATAGATAATATAGATAATTTAGAAAAGGTGATGGAAATCTATGAGACTTATACAGAAATAATAGAATTTTATAATCTGTCTACTTCATTAGTGAAGAAAACATGTTTTGACATTGGTGGAGGAGTATATTTTGCCTATATGATGGAAAAAGGAGAAGTATCAGCAGATAATAAGTTAAATTCTTTATTAATCTCCCTTCAAAGTTGTAATAGAGATGATGCAGTTAAAATAACTAGAGATTTTATAGTGCAGATGCTCCAAACTGACATTGGAGAAAGCCATGAAATTATAAGAAAAGCAAAGCTGTATATTAAAGAGCATTTAAATGAAGATATTTCAGTTTATAGTATTGCAGAAATGCTTTATTTGACTCCAACTTACTTCTCAAAACTATTTAAGCAAAGCACAGGGGAAGGCTGCAATAACTATATTATTCGTAAGCGAATACAAAAAGCAAAATCATTATTAGAGACCACTAGTATGAAGACTGGGAAAATAGCTACTTTAGTAGGATATAGGGATACAAATTATTTCTCTTTAGCCTTTAAAAAGCAAACAGGAATGTCTCCAACTGAATTTAGGGAAAATGGAGGTAATTAA
- a CDS encoding sensor histidine kinase gives MYKGLREIINKLSRMKFNQKITIFFISAVLITNSFVIFAVYQLAGKEITGKSSRLVQGQFETVTDILNITLKNIIGTSNIITGDDRVKEFLMNNRLTSKNYNKDTSDAYSSIRYSLDSNRYIDYIALVKFDGPELIYVGETWTSNDFRTQTLKDYQDAVDTNFGNLKISMKRKVFYPDQYVLNVYQPINDKYNFNKYTGFLVIGIGEKNIKEFYSNLDKGLKIQTYLTDKDGIIISNEDKSLIGTESLYKDVLHGKSGQQKIGNKMIIYEKLDNWDWYMVGEIPRESMLKDTNTVIFIIIILVLGAGVLISIACYKLSNNLYKPMDTIVKKMREVSMGNLEVRMEQKYEGKDFKQLANGFNIMIEEINILMYRIKKEQSEIKQIELNRLQSQIKPHFLYNTLECIHWQALLDGNKNVSRMVKALANFYRLCLSKGKDIISLSQELANVENYLIIQNMRYGDIAECEISIDDTFKNVLIPKLTLQPLIENSIYHGIRVKDGYKGKIFVSAKEEGDKIIISVADNGVGMEQEQIDEVNNSISIFDEKTGYGLRNVHKRIEILFGSGYGLYYRKNEYGGITVDVLLPKGKGENN, from the coding sequence ATGTATAAAGGGTTAAGAGAAATAATAAATAAACTTTCTAGAATGAAATTTAACCAAAAGATAACTATATTCTTTATTTCAGCAGTTTTAATTACCAATAGCTTTGTAATTTTTGCAGTTTATCAGTTAGCGGGAAAAGAAATTACGGGAAAATCCAGTAGATTAGTGCAGGGACAGTTTGAAACTGTAACAGATATTTTAAATATAACCTTAAAGAACATTATTGGAACATCAAATATAATTACAGGAGATGATCGTGTAAAAGAATTTTTAATGAATAATAGGCTGACTTCAAAAAATTATAATAAGGATACAAGTGATGCTTATTCTTCAATACGATATTCTCTAGATTCAAACCGCTATATAGATTATATTGCATTAGTAAAATTTGATGGGCCAGAATTAATATATGTAGGAGAGACGTGGACAAGTAATGATTTTAGAACTCAGACCTTAAAAGATTATCAGGATGCAGTGGACACTAATTTTGGTAATTTAAAAATAAGCATGAAGAGAAAAGTGTTTTATCCAGATCAGTATGTTCTAAATGTCTATCAACCTATTAATGATAAATACAATTTTAATAAATACACTGGATTTTTAGTTATAGGAATTGGAGAAAAAAATATTAAAGAGTTCTATTCTAATTTAGATAAGGGGTTAAAAATACAAACGTATTTAACAGATAAGGATGGAATTATAATATCAAATGAAGATAAATCCCTAATTGGAACTGAAAGCCTTTATAAGGATGTACTGCATGGAAAGAGTGGACAGCAAAAAATAGGAAATAAGATGATTATCTATGAAAAACTCGATAATTGGGATTGGTATATGGTAGGAGAGATACCGAGGGAATCAATGCTGAAAGATACTAATACGGTGATATTTATAATAATAATATTGGTATTAGGAGCTGGGGTATTAATAAGTATAGCTTGTTATAAACTCAGTAATAATTTATATAAACCTATGGATACTATTGTAAAGAAAATGAGAGAGGTGTCTATGGGAAATCTTGAAGTTAGAATGGAACAAAAATATGAAGGTAAAGATTTTAAACAATTGGCAAACGGCTTTAATATTATGATTGAAGAAATTAATATACTTATGTATAGGATAAAAAAAGAGCAGTCAGAGATTAAGCAGATAGAATTAAACAGATTACAATCTCAGATTAAACCTCATTTTTTATATAATACTTTAGAGTGTATACATTGGCAGGCTTTATTAGATGGAAATAAGAATGTATCAAGAATGGTAAAAGCTTTGGCTAATTTTTATCGATTGTGTTTAAGCAAGGGAAAAGATATTATATCTCTTTCTCAGGAATTAGCTAATGTAGAGAATTATCTGATTATTCAGAATATGAGATATGGCGATATTGCTGAGTGTGAAATAAGTATAGATGATACATTTAAAAACGTATTAATACCTAAACTTACCCTGCAGCCATTAATAGAAAATTCTATTTATCATGGAATACGAGTTAAGGATGGATATAAAGGAAAGATATTTGTGAGTGCAAAGGAAGAAGGAGATAAGATAATAATATCAGTTGCTGATAATGGAGTGGGAATGGAGCAGGAACAAATTGATGAAGTAAATAATTCTATATCAATATTTGATGAGAAGACAGGCTATGGATTGAGAAATGTCCATAAGAGAATAGAAATATTGTTTGGCAGCGGGTATGGTTTATATTATAGAAAAAATGAATATGGTGGAATTACAGTAGATGTTCTATTACCTAAAGGTAAAGGAGAGAATAATTAA
- a CDS encoding carbohydrate ABC transporter permease yields MKQDLSIKKISIKVIIGILAVVWLLITIVPFIFMLLAGFKQQFEMLMGSVFDLPKGLYLKNFIEVFKGNIFIYLKNSILVLIVSLVILLFLSACASYPLSRFKFKLNKPIYGIIVACMSVPVHVTLLPIFLMTNKMGLYDSPWALIGPYVAFNLPISVFILVTFMQAIPKELEEAAEIDGCSKYKIFYNVMLPLVKPGLATLAIYNGVAIWNEFSFALVLTQTLPNRTLPLAIWEYQGQYTMNVPMIMSVLTISMLPMIIAFIFGQDKLIKGMMAGAVKG; encoded by the coding sequence ATGAAGCAGGATTTATCAATAAAAAAAATATCTATAAAAGTTATCATTGGAATACTTGCAGTAGTCTGGCTTTTAATTACAATAGTTCCTTTTATATTTATGTTGCTCGCAGGATTTAAGCAGCAATTTGAAATGCTCATGGGAAGTGTATTTGATTTACCAAAAGGTTTGTATTTAAAGAATTTCATTGAAGTATTTAAGGGAAACATATTTATTTATTTAAAAAACAGTATATTAGTACTTATAGTTTCATTGGTAATTTTACTATTCTTAAGTGCATGTGCATCATATCCATTATCTAGGTTCAAATTTAAACTAAATAAACCAATTTATGGTATAATAGTAGCGTGTATGTCAGTACCAGTTCACGTAACACTTCTACCTATATTCCTAATGACTAATAAGATGGGTTTATATGATAGTCCTTGGGCGCTAATAGGTCCGTACGTAGCTTTTAATCTACCGATTTCAGTCTTTATATTAGTTACATTTATGCAGGCTATACCTAAGGAGTTAGAAGAAGCAGCTGAAATAGATGGATGTAGTAAATATAAGATATTCTATAATGTTATGTTGCCACTAGTAAAGCCAGGGCTTGCAACTTTGGCTATTTATAATGGTGTCGCTATATGGAATGAATTTAGTTTTGCTTTGGTTTTAACTCAGACATTGCCTAACAGAACATTACCTCTTGCTATTTGGGAATATCAAGGACAATATACAATGAATGTTCCAATGATCATGTCAGTGCTTACTATTTCTATGTTACCAATGATCATAGCATTTATTTTTGGACAAGATAAATTGATAAAAGGTATGATGGCAGGGGCAGTTAAAGGGTAA
- a CDS encoding sugar ABC transporter permease: MRTQNSSLAKRRAASTRNAAIIFLVPAFLFLIVYIAYPIVYSFNLSCYNWNGFASNKAFVGLNNWKELLGDAVFKKAFLNNIIIMVLSIIVQLPIGMALATFLDFGGKKLNVFKVIWFIPMLMSSVAIGYLFKYALDASSGIVTGISKLFGGHSIDLLGNPKTALLTITVAICWQFIPFYMVYFLAGYSNIPADLYEAAIIDGAKKSQYFWKIALPLMKPAIKSAIVLSMVGSLKYFDLIYVMTGGGPGNASELMATYMYKNAFLSQRMGYGSTIASGMFILITIISLVTIKALNRKEEM; encoded by the coding sequence ATGCGGACACAAAATAGTAGTTTAGCTAAAAGGCGTGCTGCGTCAACAAGAAATGCAGCAATTATATTTCTTGTACCAGCATTTTTATTCCTAATAGTATATATAGCATATCCAATTGTATATTCTTTCAATTTAAGTTGCTATAACTGGAATGGATTTGCATCGAATAAGGCATTTGTAGGTTTAAATAACTGGAAAGAACTTTTAGGGGATGCAGTATTTAAAAAAGCTTTTTTAAATAATATAATCATTATGGTTTTATCTATAATTGTTCAATTGCCAATAGGTATGGCGCTTGCAACTTTTTTAGATTTTGGTGGAAAGAAGTTAAATGTGTTTAAAGTAATCTGGTTTATACCAATGCTAATGTCATCTGTTGCCATTGGTTATTTATTTAAATATGCCTTAGACGCAAGTTCTGGTATAGTAACTGGAATTTCTAAATTATTTGGAGGACACTCAATAGATTTATTAGGGAACCCTAAGACAGCATTATTAACTATTACTGTAGCAATATGCTGGCAGTTTATACCTTTTTATATGGTGTATTTCTTAGCTGGATATAGCAATATACCTGCAGATTTATATGAAGCAGCAATTATCGATGGTGCTAAAAAGAGTCAGTATTTTTGGAAGATAGCACTTCCACTTATGAAGCCTGCTATTAAGAGTGCAATAGTATTATCAATGGTTGGATCATTAAAGTATTTTGATCTTATATATGTTATGACAGGTGGAGGACCAGGTAATGCATCAGAACTTATGGCAACATATATGTATAAAAATGCCTTTTTATCTCAAAGAATGGGATATGGGTCTACAATTGCCTCAGGAATGTTTATTCTTATAACAATAATATCCTTAGTTACAATTAAGGCATTAAATAGAAAGGAAGAGATGTGA
- a CDS encoding extracellular solute-binding protein, translated as MNKNFKKIASIIMTAAIASTLMIGCGNTSTQTSGSASSGKTKLTLWHIQTSTAADAIKASVKRFMEANPQYDVEVVDQVNDSYKQKLSMAMSSNQTPDVFIQWGGSGLIDYVNSGKIADLTDFMNKDNYKDKFIDAGIQQSSYNGKIYAVPVENVSVAGFFYNKDIFAKYGLQEPKTIGDLEAVCDKLKANGVTPFALANATKWTGSMYFMYLATRFGGLDPLTNAASGKGSFENPAFEYAGNKIQDWVKKGYFIDGFNGMDDDSGQARQALYKGDAAMDLMGSWFTGTVLGENPDFMSKLGFFPFPALEGSTADQSLCAGTVGDNLYSISEQCKDKEGAFKLIQSLLDDQALQDRKKLGKIIPLKSFKPDDALTQKILDTVNSAKGVQLWYDQYLPAEVAEVHKSTCQEIFGLTKTPQDSDKELQAAMDAYKAKNK; from the coding sequence ATGAATAAGAATTTTAAGAAGATAGCATCAATCATAATGACTGCAGCTATTGCTTCTACACTTATGATTGGCTGTGGAAATACTTCTACTCAGACAAGTGGAAGTGCATCATCAGGAAAGACAAAATTGACCTTATGGCATATTCAAACATCAACAGCAGCAGATGCAATAAAGGCTTCTGTAAAGAGGTTTATGGAAGCAAATCCTCAATATGATGTGGAAGTTGTTGATCAGGTTAATGACTCTTACAAACAAAAACTATCTATGGCAATGAGTTCCAATCAAACTCCAGATGTATTTATTCAATGGGGAGGATCAGGATTAATCGATTATGTTAATTCAGGAAAAATCGCAGATCTGACAGATTTTATGAACAAGGATAACTATAAAGATAAATTTATAGATGCAGGTATTCAGCAATCTTCATATAATGGCAAAATTTATGCTGTTCCTGTTGAAAACGTATCCGTTGCAGGATTTTTCTATAATAAAGATATTTTTGCAAAGTATGGTTTACAAGAACCAAAAACTATTGGAGACTTAGAAGCTGTCTGTGATAAGTTAAAAGCAAACGGAGTAACACCATTTGCATTAGCTAATGCTACAAAATGGACAGGATCAATGTACTTCATGTATTTGGCAACTCGATTTGGTGGTCTTGACCCATTAACAAACGCAGCATCAGGAAAGGGTTCTTTTGAAAATCCCGCATTTGAATATGCAGGAAATAAGATTCAAGACTGGGTTAAAAAAGGATACTTTATAGATGGATTTAATGGTATGGATGATGATAGTGGCCAAGCTAGACAAGCATTATATAAAGGTGATGCAGCTATGGATTTAATGGGATCATGGTTCACAGGTACAGTACTTGGTGAAAATCCAGACTTTATGAGTAAATTAGGATTCTTCCCATTCCCAGCATTAGAAGGTTCAACAGCTGACCAATCACTTTGCGCAGGAACTGTTGGAGATAATTTATATTCAATTTCAGAACAATGCAAAGATAAAGAGGGAGCTTTTAAATTAATTCAATCATTATTAGATGATCAAGCATTACAAGACCGTAAGAAATTAGGTAAAATTATTCCACTTAAATCTTTCAAGCCTGATGATGCTTTGACACAAAAAATCTTAGATACAGTTAATAGTGCCAAGGGAGTTCAATTATGGTATGACCAATACTTGCCAGCAGAAGTTGCAGAAGTACACAAGTCAACTTGCCAAGAGATATTTGGTTTAACTAAGACTCCTCAAGATTCAGATAAAGAATTACAGGCGGCTATGGATGCCTATAAAGCAAAAAATAAATAA